A genomic window from Cloacibacillus evryensis DSM 19522 includes:
- a CDS encoding biotin--[acetyl-CoA-carboxylase] ligase, with translation MIKPNEEANSRAQVFETLMENPGAIVSSSLLTQRLSSSRQAVFKAVCSLKDEGVPIESIPQKGYRLESIDELQKLSPTMIEFFLRDNPLFNRCIYMRETDSTQKVIKKLAMQEAEAGIVALTERQSEGRGRRGRSWQSPDEKNLMFSMLLRPTLKPGEVQLLNLAAGLAVKETLGELCGISSELKWPNDILCRGKKLCGILSEAAGEPDRIYYAVTGIGINVNMGPPDIPEEIAGVATSVLIEGGRRFARWKLLVDFLARFAALMELLSSRGGAVKLLSLYRRGCDTIGREIRVVQDEEIFNGRATGITPEGALVVHTSDGEKIFAAADVHHLRMAEGVNGG, from the coding sequence ATGATAAAACCAAACGAAGAGGCCAACAGCCGCGCGCAGGTGTTTGAGACGCTGATGGAGAACCCGGGCGCGATAGTATCCAGCTCGCTGTTGACGCAGAGGCTCTCCTCCTCACGTCAGGCTGTATTCAAGGCCGTCTGCTCCCTCAAGGACGAGGGCGTCCCCATTGAATCGATACCACAAAAGGGCTACCGTCTGGAAAGCATCGACGAACTTCAGAAGCTGAGCCCTACGATGATTGAGTTTTTCCTCCGAGATAATCCTCTTTTCAACAGGTGTATCTATATGCGAGAAACGGACTCCACCCAAAAGGTGATAAAGAAGCTCGCGATGCAGGAGGCCGAAGCCGGTATCGTGGCGCTGACTGAACGCCAGAGCGAAGGCCGGGGCCGGCGCGGAAGAAGCTGGCAGAGCCCCGACGAGAAAAATCTGATGTTCTCCATGCTCCTGCGGCCGACGCTGAAACCGGGCGAGGTACAACTGCTTAATTTAGCCGCCGGTCTTGCCGTCAAAGAGACGCTCGGCGAGCTCTGCGGCATCTCCTCGGAGCTGAAATGGCCCAACGACATCCTCTGCCGCGGCAAAAAGCTTTGCGGCATTTTAAGCGAGGCCGCGGGCGAGCCGGACCGGATATATTACGCCGTCACCGGCATCGGCATCAACGTCAACATGGGGCCTCCTGATATTCCCGAAGAGATAGCCGGCGTCGCCACTTCCGTCCTTATCGAAGGCGGCCGGCGGTTCGCAAGGTGGAAATTGCTGGTGGATTTTCTGGCCCGCTTCGCGGCGCTGATGGAACTGCTCTCCTCCCGCGGAGGCGCGGTGAAGCTGCTCTCGCTTTACAGGCGCGGCTGTGATACGATAGGAAGAGAGATCCGTGTCGTGCAGGACGAGGAAATCTTCAACGGCAGGGCGACCGGCATCACGCCGGAGGGAGCTCTCGTCGTGCATACAAGTGACGGAGAAAAAATATTTGCCGCGGCGGATGTACATCATCTGCGCATGGCGGAGGGAGTGAACGGCGGATGA
- the selD gene encoding selenide, water dikinase SelD has translation MRLTERARTSGUAAKIAPAELDRILKDLPVFRSDDLLASWNHGEDAALWKITDERIGILTIDFITPVVDDPKKFGEIAAANSLSDVYAMGGRPIIALNVVCFPTSCEPISVLQEILEGGARKVIEARTMLAGGHSVQDEEPKYGLVVFGEVESDEMWTVGSAKEGDSLILTKPIGTGIAVTAIKAGLFSPENIEAAELNMAKLNAVPPLLPKKLRRAVTSCTDLTGFGLASHALDLASEGTSLTIDCAKIPLLPGISEMAEMGLIPAGAYENRKYAGARVINNSPLGRFAEDIAFDPQTSGGLLITADRRSAAEILEIVRGNGFERAEIIGSFHAGDERLTLI, from the coding sequence ATGAGGCTTACGGAACGCGCCCGCACAAGCGGCTGAGCAGCAAAGATAGCTCCGGCGGAGCTTGACAGGATATTAAAAGACCTTCCGGTCTTCCGTTCCGATGATCTGCTCGCCTCATGGAATCACGGAGAGGATGCGGCGCTCTGGAAGATAACGGACGAGCGGATCGGGATATTGACGATCGACTTCATTACGCCTGTGGTAGACGATCCTAAAAAATTCGGCGAAATCGCGGCGGCGAATTCGCTCAGCGACGTATACGCGATGGGCGGCAGGCCGATAATAGCGCTCAACGTGGTCTGTTTCCCTACCTCCTGCGAGCCGATCTCCGTGCTTCAGGAGATCCTTGAGGGCGGCGCCCGGAAGGTAATAGAGGCGCGGACCATGCTGGCCGGAGGCCACAGCGTGCAGGACGAGGAGCCGAAGTACGGGCTCGTCGTCTTTGGCGAGGTAGAAAGCGACGAAATGTGGACCGTCGGCAGCGCGAAGGAGGGCGATTCGCTCATCCTCACAAAACCGATCGGCACGGGAATCGCCGTGACGGCGATCAAGGCGGGGCTGTTTTCGCCCGAAAATATCGAGGCGGCGGAATTGAATATGGCCAAGCTCAACGCGGTGCCGCCGCTGCTGCCCAAAAAGCTGCGCAGGGCAGTGACGTCCTGTACGGACCTGACGGGTTTCGGGCTGGCGAGTCACGCGCTGGACCTCGCCTCCGAGGGGACGTCGCTTACGATAGACTGCGCCAAGATCCCGCTGCTCCCCGGGATATCCGAAATGGCGGAGATGGGACTGATACCGGCGGGAGCCTATGAAAACAGGAAGTATGCCGGCGCGCGCGTGATAAATAATTCCCCGCTGGGGCGCTTCGCCGAGGACATAGCCTTTGATCCGCAGACCTCAGGCGGTCTGCTGATTACGGCAGACAGGCGCAGCGCCGCTGAAATTCTTGAGATCGTGCGCGGTAACGGCTTTGAGAGGGCGGAAATAATCGGAAGTTTCCACGCTGGTGACGAAAGACTGACCTTGATTTAG
- a CDS encoding Lrp/AsnC family transcriptional regulator: MEDKAICLDTTDWKILEALQKNARSTFTEIGQSVGLTAPAVRERIRRMESDELITGYRPVINYAVLGRPIRALIALKFKSGSRAADGTTLAHSELFNGLAGVVRWWFVTGDTECVLEAAAPSMKQLDATLETLNRWGFLTVTYMILDDSGEVNCRRL, translated from the coding sequence ATGGAAGACAAGGCGATCTGCCTAGACACAACGGATTGGAAAATACTGGAGGCGCTTCAGAAGAACGCGCGCTCGACATTCACTGAGATAGGGCAGAGCGTAGGGCTTACCGCGCCGGCGGTGCGCGAACGTATCCGCCGGATGGAGAGCGACGAGCTTATAACCGGATACCGTCCGGTCATAAACTATGCGGTCCTCGGACGCCCGATCCGGGCGCTCATCGCGCTGAAGTTCAAAAGCGGGTCGCGCGCTGCGGACGGGACGACGCTCGCGCATTCCGAGTTGTTCAATGGTTTGGCGGGCGTGGTAAGATGGTGGTTCGTCACCGGCGACACGGAATGTGTGCTCGAGGCGGCCGCCCCCTCTATGAAGCAGCTCGATGCGACGCTTGAAACGCTGAACCGGTGGGGCTTTCTTACGGTAACATACATGATACTGGACGACAGCGGCGAGGTGAACTGCCGCAGGCTCTGA
- a CDS encoding LptF/LptG family permease, with the protein MKNADKFSFRMRALDRFILGELKGPFFFGLVAFTIILVAGGLLFQMADLIIQKGVSIGIVIRLFLYYMPRLVVFTIPMSCLLAALLGFGKLSANSELVALKSAGLSFQRIVRPVVIAAFFVSICAFFINESLVPLSERAAANVMKYEVLRESAPIFTQKVFLKEESGGVIKRVIYIDQMDNATKDMKDVTVEEFEEGRLARIISAQSGKWTDGSWWLEDGAVYEINKETKEVGLLFKFDRQALTLNLGPNEISAKSASPDEMTIPELVTAVKLKEKMGEGTGDLWMALQLRIAVPWACLIFAMLGAALGSRPQRSSSGVGLGYSVIIIFVYYVIMSFSRALGESGTLPPLAAAWTANAVFLVISIWLCSRANRLG; encoded by the coding sequence TTGAAAAACGCAGATAAATTTTCCTTTAGAATGAGGGCGCTGGACCGCTTTATATTAGGGGAACTCAAAGGGCCGTTTTTCTTTGGCCTTGTGGCCTTTACTATAATCCTCGTGGCCGGCGGGCTCCTCTTCCAGATGGCGGATCTCATAATCCAAAAGGGCGTCTCCATCGGGATAGTTATCAGGCTTTTCCTGTATTACATGCCCAGGCTCGTCGTATTCACCATTCCGATGAGCTGCCTCCTTGCGGCGCTGCTTGGATTCGGCAAACTCTCGGCAAATTCCGAATTGGTGGCGCTGAAGTCAGCCGGACTTTCATTCCAGCGCATCGTGCGCCCGGTGGTCATCGCGGCCTTCTTTGTTTCGATATGCGCGTTTTTCATCAACGAAAGCCTCGTGCCGCTGAGCGAGCGCGCCGCGGCTAATGTGATGAAATATGAGGTGCTGCGGGAATCGGCTCCTATCTTCACGCAAAAGGTATTTCTCAAAGAGGAAAGCGGCGGAGTAATAAAGCGCGTGATCTACATCGATCAGATGGACAACGCCACCAAGGATATGAAAGATGTGACGGTGGAGGAATTTGAGGAGGGGCGTTTGGCGCGGATAATATCGGCGCAGAGCGGCAAGTGGACAGACGGCAGCTGGTGGCTTGAAGACGGCGCCGTATATGAGATAAATAAAGAGACCAAGGAAGTAGGACTGCTCTTTAAATTTGACCGTCAGGCGCTCACTCTCAATCTCGGCCCGAATGAAATATCCGCGAAATCGGCCTCTCCCGATGAAATGACGATCCCGGAACTGGTCACCGCCGTAAAGCTCAAAGAAAAAATGGGCGAGGGGACCGGTGATCTATGGATGGCACTGCAGTTGAGGATAGCCGTTCCCTGGGCCTGCCTTATATTCGCGATGCTCGGCGCAGCGCTCGGCAGCCGGCCCCAGCGTTCAAGTTCCGGCGTCGGGCTCGGCTACAGCGTCATTATCATCTTTGTCTATTACGTGATAATGTCATTCAGCAGGGCTCTCGGAGAGAGCGGAACGCTGCCTCCCCTCGCGGCCGCCTGGACGGCCAATGCGGTATTCCTCGTCATTTCGATCTGGCTCTGTTCGCGTGCCAACCGGCTCGGGTAA